One part of the Glycine soja cultivar W05 chromosome 11, ASM419377v2, whole genome shotgun sequence genome encodes these proteins:
- the LOC114375804 gene encoding protein NLP8-like — protein MEYPFSPKDRVIGDWQSSGAQLEGSASLDGRMSNSISEDMPNSFSELMNFDTYAGLCYSPSITDQILANELPSFAPLSYPLPDGFNPVQLNSGQCCMSGVGRNNNDTENSSLYGEKVVCQQMDTLLGFLNDTNEANNLNSKLKINVSSQHLNNSDTGNYMMSRPPGLSLDERMLRALSFFKESAGGGILAQVWVPIKDGDQFILSTSEQPYLLDQMLAGYREVSRTFTFSAEGKSGCSLGLPGRVFTSKVPEWTSNVGYYSMSEYLRFEHAINHKVCGSIAFPIFDLHSELPCCAVLELVTTNEKPDFDRELEIVCRALQLVNLRTAKPLRCLPQCLSNNKKATLTEIVDVLRSVCHAHRLPLGLTWIPCCFTECSRGEASSIRIEGGHSTSRGKNILCLEESACYITDRAMGGFVRACMEHRLEEGKGIAGKALQSNHPFFYPDVKTYDISEYPLVHHARKYNLNAAVAIRLRSTYTNDDDYILEFFLPVNMKGSSEQQLLLDNLSGTMQRICSSLRTVSETELSGMESLAVGLGKKNAPSFFPLSSRNSAIPLINGDCDSVQKATNLRDNEIESSPNQERNGSKRQVQKNRSTSEKNVSLSVLQQYFSGSLKDAAKNIGVCPTTLKRICRQHGIPRWPSRKINKVNRSLKKIQTVLDSVQGVEGGLKFDPSMGAFVAGGSIIQEIDAHKSTIKDPVPVAQDAFSVRPAPCSEGENFSIKLEGKLKKTNVSSVNYSEDSKSMAINDGSCQTASLCTKVQDCPEQACLGSVLAKEHDKRILNKGGLSVEKFKRNIVGQSSKTLIGDEMDIGVDGDDGVVERNHPTSSSLIDSSNGSGSMMHSSSSGSQSFKNQDQSKVKSTIVDSRSKLIVKATYREDTIRFTFDPCAGCFSLYEEVAARFKLQNGLFQLKYLDDEEEWVMLVNNADLQECIEILDDIGTRSVRFLVRDMPSVLGSSGSSNSYLGGSS, from the exons ATGGAATACCCTTTTTCCCCAAAGGATAGAGTAATTGGGGATTGGCAATCTTCTGGAGCTCAGTTGGAGGGATCAGCATCATTAGATGGCAGAATGAGCAATTCAATATCAGAGGATATGCCCAATAGCTTTTCTGAGCTCATGAACTTTGATACTTATGCTGGGTTGTGCTACAGCCCATCCATAACGGATCAGATTTTGGCTAATGAGCTTCCATCATTTGCCCCATTATCATATCCATTGCCTGATGGGTTCAATCCAGTCCAACTGAACAGTGGGCAATGCTGTATGTCAGGAGTTGGCAGAAATAACAATGATACCGAAAACTCTTCCCTTTATGGGGAGAAAGTTGTTTGTCAGCAAATGGACACCCTACTTGGTTTCTTAAACGACACAAACGAAGCAAACAACTTGAATTCTAAGCTAAAAATTAATGTCTCTTCTCAACATCTTAATAACTCTGATACAGGCAATTATATGATGTCTAGGCCACCTGGCCTGTCACTTGATGAGAGAATGCTGagggctttgtccttctttaAGGAATCAGCTGGTGGGGGAATATTGGCACAAGTTTGGGTACCCATAAAGGATGGTGACCAATTCATCTTAAGCACGAGTGAGCAACCTTATTTGCTAGATCAAATGCTTGCAGGGTATCGTGAAGTGTCCAGGACATTTACATTTTCTGCAGAAGGAAAATCTGGTTGTTCCCTAGGACTTCCTGGTCGTGTGTTTACCTCCAAAGTCCCTGAGTGGACTTCAAATGTTGGTTATTACAGCATGAGCGAGTACTTAAGGTTCGAGCATGCAATTAATCACAAGGTTTGTGGATCAATTGCATTTCCCATATTTGATCTGCATTCTGAACTGCCATGCTGTGCTGTACTGGAACTTGTCACCACAAATGAAAAGCCAGATTTTGACAGAGAATTGGAAATTGTTTGTCGTGCACTACag CTTGTAAATTTAAGGACTGCCAAGCCTCTCCGATGTCTTCCCCAG TGTCTTTCAAACAACAAAAAGGCTACTTTGACTGAGATAGTTGATGTGTTACGATCTGTCTGTCATGCACATAGGTTACCGCTGGGACTGACATGGATTCCCTGTTGTTTCACTGAGTGCTCAAGAGGTGAAGCTTCAAGCATACGAATTGAAGGTGGTCATTCAACTTCTAGAGGTAAAAACATACTGTGCCTTGAAGAATCTGCTTGCTATATTACTGATAGAGCAATGGGAGGATTTGTCCGTGCATGCATGGAACATCGTCTTGAGGAAGGGAAAGGTATAGCTGGGAAAGCTCttcaatcaaatcatcctttCTTCTATCCTGATGTGAAGACATATGATATTAGTGAATACCCACTTGTCCATCATGCACGCAAGTATAATTTGAATGCTGCAGTTGCAATTAGGCTAAGGAGTACTTATACTAATGATGATGATTACATATTGGAATTCTTTCTGCCTGTCAATATGAAAGGTAGTTCAGAGCAGCAACTTTTATTAGACAACCTCTCAGGTACCATGCAGAGAATTTGTAGTAGTTTGAGGACAGTTTCAGAAACCGAATTATCAGGAATGGAAAGCTTAGCAGTGGGGCTTGGAAAGAAAAATGCCCCCAGTTTTTTTCCTTTATCAAGTAGAAACTCTGCAATACCATTAATAAATGGTGACTGCGATTCTGTCCAGAAGGCAACTAACCTAAGGGACAATGAAATTGAGTCTTCTCCTAACCAG GAAAGAAATGGATCAAAAAGACAGGTCCAGAAAAATAGAAGTACATCAGAGAAGAATGTTAGCTTGAGTGTCCTCCAACAATACTTTTCTGGTAGTCTGAAGGATGCCGCAAAAAACATTGGTG TTTGCCCAACGACTCTGAAAAGGATATGCAGACAACATGGAATTCCAAGGTGGCCATCCCGCAAGATTAATAAAGTGAATCGATCATTGAAGAAGATACAGACGGTGCTTGACTCTGTCCAGGGCGTAGAAGGAGGGTTGAAGTTTGATCCATCTATGGGGGCATTTGTGGCAGGAGGGTCAATCATCCAGGAAATTGATGCACATAAAAGTACTATAAAAGACCCTGTGCCTGTTGCACAAGATGCATTCTCAGTACGACCAGCACCTTGTAGTGAAGGTGAGAATTTTTCAATTAAGTTGGAGGGAAAATTGAAGAAAACCAATGTTTCTTCAGTTAATTACAGTGAAGATTCAAAATCAATGGCAATCAATGATGGGTCGTGCCAGACGGCAAGCCTTTGCACCAAGGTGCAGGATTGTCCTGAACAAGCTTGTTTGGGTTCTGTTCTTGCAAAAGAACATGATAAACGAATTCTGAACAAGGGTGGTTTGAGTGTAGAAAAATTTAAACGCAATATTGTTGGCCAGAGTTCAAAAACTTTGATTGGTGATGAGATGGACATTGGTGTAGATGGGGATGATGGAGTTGTTGAACGTAACCACCCTACTTCCTCAAGCTTGATAGACTCATCTAATGGCTCTGGTTCAATGATGCATAGCAGTTCATCAGGTTCTCAGAGCTTTAAGAACCAGGATCAGTCCAAAGTCAAATCAACCATTGTTGATAGTAGGTCGAAACTAATTGTCAAAGCTACCTATAGAGAAGACACCATTCGTTTCACGTTTGATCCATGTGCAGGTTGTTTCAGTCTATATGAAGAAGTTGCGGCAAGATTCAAACTACAAAATGGGTTATTCCAGCTCAAATATCTAGATGATGAAGAGGAATGGGTGATGTTGGTGAATAATGCTGATTTGCAAGAGTGTATAGAAATATTGGATGATATTGGCACACGTAGCGTCAGGTTTCTTGTTCGTGATATGCCTTCCGTTTTAGGCAGTTCTGGCAGTAGCAATAGCTACTTGGGAGGCAGCTCATAG
- the LOC114376105 gene encoding peroxisomal membrane protein 13-like — translation MEPKTQPQANSPPPKPWEQAGSSSGPAPFKPPSAGNTSDVVEASGTAKPGEIVSSSDRSAAVNRNTLGRPVPTRPWEQNYGNSTYGGYGSTMNYNSGYGSGMYGSSYGGLGGGMYGSSYGGGMYGNSMYRGGYGGMYGSSGMYGGGMYNSGLGGPMGGYGMGGGPYGEQDPNNPYGAPPSPPGFWISALRVMQGVVNFFGRISILIDQNTQAFHLFMTALLQLFDRSGMLYGELARFVLRLLGIKTKSKKVHPPGPNGQPLPGPGPGPGPHNPSGNVNYIEAPKAAPSGSWDNVWGNDANQ, via the exons ATGGAGCCTAAGACACAACCCCAAG CGAATAGTCCTCCACCAAAACCTTGGGAACAAGCAGGTTCCTCTTCGGGTCCAGCGCCTTTCAAACCCCCGTCAGCTGGCAACACAAGTGATGTAGTTGAGGCTTCAGGGACTGCAAAACCTGGGGAAATTGTTTCTAGTTCTGATAGGAGTGCAGCTGTCAACAGGAATACTCTTGGGAGGCCTGTTCCCACAAGGCCATGGGAGCAGAATTATGGAAACAGCACCTATGGAG GATATGGGTCTACAATGAATTATAATTCTGGGTATGGATCTGGAATGTATGGATCTTCTTATGGTGGACTAGGAGGAGGAATGTATGGATCATCTTATGGTGGGGGGATGTATGGTAACAGTATGTACAGGGGAGGATATGGTGGCATGTATGGGTCATCCGGGATGTACGGGGGTGGAATGTATAACAGTGGCTTAGGGGGTCCAATGGGTGGTTATGGCATGGGTGGTGGTCCTTATGGAGAACAAGACCCCAACAATCCGTATGGTGCCCCTCCATCCCCACCTGGATTTTGGATTTCTGCCCTACGTGTG ATGCAAGGTGTGGTTAACTTTTTTGGTCGAATATCAATACTCATAGACCAGAACACACAGGCTTTCCATTTGTTCATGACTGCACTTCTCCAG CTGTTTGACCGCTCTGGAATGTTGTATGGAGAGCTAGCTAGATTTGTGTTGCGGTTGCTTGGGATTAAAACAAAGTCCAAGAAGGTTCACCCGCCAGGTCCAAATGGACAACCGTTGCCTGGACCTGGACCTGGACCTGGACCACACAATCCTTCCGGAAATGTAAACTACATCGAGGCACCAAAGGCTGCTCCTAGTGGTTCTTGGGACAACGTTTGGGGAAATGACGCAAATCAATGA
- the LOC114377042 gene encoding TBC1 domain family member 22B-like, whose amino-acid sequence MKNDHNNNAEHNKDTTVGILDSRFNQTLRNVQGLLKGRNIPGKILLSQRVESPDYTSLSSPTYIRSSSYSETGTSDQTSETVEEEVHSTSKPFGIPNENKLKISASNVESSSEELRKSSMGARATDSARVMKFTKVLSETMVKLEKLREFSWRGVPDYMRPTVWRLLLGYAPPNSDRREGVLKRKRLEYLDCVSQYYDIPDTERSDDEINMLRQIAVDCPRTVPEVSFFQQQQVQKSLERILYTWAIRHPASGYVQGINDLVTPFLVVFLSEYLEGGIDNWSMSDLSSDEISNVEADCYWCLSKLLDSMQDHYTFAQPGIQRLVFKLKELVRRIDDPVSNHMEEQGLEFLQFAFRWFNCLLIREIPFHLVTRLWDTYLAEGDALPDFLVYISASFLLTWSDNLQKLDFQELVMFLQHLPTKNWTDQELEMVLSRAFMWHSMFNNSPSHLAN is encoded by the exons ATGAAGAACGACCACAACAACAACGCCGAACACAACAAAGACACTACCGTTGGAATCCTAGATTCCCGATTCAACCAGACCCTCAGAAATGTTCAAGG GTTACTCAAGGGTCGTAACATTCCtggtaaaatattattaagccAGAGGGTTGAATCTCCAGATTACACAAGCTTATCCTCACCAACTTATATAAGGAGCTCCTCATACAGTGAAACTGGCACAAGTGACCAGACATCTGAGACAGTAGAG GAGGAAGTTCACAGTACAAGTAAACCATTTGGTATTCCCAATGAGAATAAGTTGAAAATATCAGCATCCAATGTAGAGAGCTCATCTGAAGAACTCCGGAAATCTTCCATGGGTGCAAGAGCTACAGATTCTGCAAGAGTTATGAAGTTCACTAAGGTGCTTTCAGAGACAATGGTTAAATTAG AGAAATTGCGTGAATTTTCTTGGAGGGGTGTTCCAGATTATATGCGTCCTACAGTGTGGAGACTTCTCTTG GGATATGCACCACCTAATTCAGATAGAAGGGAGGGAGTTTtgaaaaggaagcgccttgagTATCTTGACTGTGTTTCTCAGTATTATGATATTCCTGATACAGAACGCTCAGATGATGAGATCAATATGCTTCGCCAG ATTGCTGTTGATTGTCCAAGAACTGTGCCTGAAGTTTCATTCTTTCAACAACAGCAAGTTCAGAAATCATTGGAGCGTATTCTGTACACATG GGCAATTCGACATCCTGCAAGTGGATATGTTCAGGGGATAAATGATCTTGTTACgccatttttagttgttttcctATCAGAATACTTGGAAGGGGGCATAGATAATTGGTCAATGTCTGATTTATCTTCAGATGAAATCTCTAATGTAGAGGCTGACTGCTATTGGTGCTTGTCAAAGTTGCTTGACAGTATGCAAGACCATTATACATTTGCTCAACCAGGAATTCAAAGGCTTGTTTTTAAGTTGAAGGAATTGGTCAGGAGGATTGACG ATCCTGTTTCAAACCATATGGAGGAGCAAGGATTGGAATTTCTTCAATTTGCTTTCCGCTGGTTCAACTGTCTTCTAATCCGCGAG ATACCCTTCCATCTTGTCACTCGTCTTTGGGACACATATCTAGCTGAAGGAGATGCCTTACCAGACTTCCTTGTGTATATATCTGCCAGTTTTCTTCTAACG TGGTCTGACAATCTCCAGAAGCTTGATTTCCAAGAGTTGGTAATGTTCCTTCAACACCTTCCAACTAAGAACTGGACTGACCAGGAGCTCGAGATGGTACTTTCTCGTGCATTTATGTGGCACAGCATGTTCAACAACTCTCCGAGTCATTTAGCTAACTGA
- the LOC114377043 gene encoding uncharacterized protein LOC114377043, producing MGLSASKRVEKSLSNSGDFDSACDSAFSHCLALTQHAFEGVFPYQLKTASDYIHANTTHPLIRNWLPTPPDRTQIDAALRRLPPNSDDTLPLPLFKNWAHHLYTDAVVSAAAKSLKVRVPVGIAGIVGVSALTRPPLRMVGTFIGAYSLAVALSILDGLST from the coding sequence ATGGGGTTATCGGCGTCAAAGAGAGTGGAGAAGAGTCTGTCGAACTCGGGCGATTTTGACTCAGCATGCGACTCAGCCTTCTCCCACTGCCTCGCTCTCACACAGCACGCCTTCGAAGGAGTGTTCCCTTACCAACTCAAAACCGCCTCCGATTACATCCACGCCAACACCACACACCCTCTCATTCGAAATTGGCTCCCCACACCTCCCGATCGGACCCAAATCGACGCAGCCCTCCGCCGCCTCCCTCCCAATTCCGATGACACACTTCCACTTCCCCTCTTCAAAAACTGGGCCCACCACCTCTACACCGACGCCGTCGTGTCCGCCGCCGCCAAATCGCTTAAGGTGCGCGTTCCCGTCGGCATCGCCGGGATCGTCGGAGTCAGCGCCCTCACTCGGCCTCCTCTCCGAATGGTTGGCACCTTCATTGGAGCCTACTCCCTCGCTGTTGCGCTCTCCATTTTAGATGGCTTATCCACATAA
- the LOC114374182 gene encoding endochitinase PR4-like: MIGKKFLCVVVAVAFVMITKVPQNVSAQNCGCAEGLCCSQHGYCGNGEEYCGTGCKQGPCYSSTPSTNNVNVADIVTPQFFSGIIDQADSGCAGKNFYSRDAFLNALNSYNDFGRLGSEDDSKREIAAAFAHFTHETGHFCHIEEINGASQDYCDENTISQYPCLSNRGYYGRGPIQLTWNFNYGPAGQSNDFDGLNAPETVGNDPVISFKTALWYWMQHVRPVINQGFGATIRAINGQLECDGANPSTVQARVNYYTDYCRQFGVATGDNLTC, translated from the exons ATGATAGGAAAGAAATTCTTATGCGTTGTTGTAGCGGTGGCCTTTGTTATGATAACAAAGGTGCCCCAAAATGTGAGTGCTCAAAACTGTGGTTGTGCTGAAGGGTTATGTTGCAGCCAACATGGGTATTGTGGTAACGGTGAGGAGTACTGCGGCACAGGGTGCAAGCAGGGTCCTTGTTATTCGAGCACACCAAGTACTAACAATGTTAATGTGGCTGACATTGTCACACCACAATTCTTCAGTGGCATAATTGATCAGGCTGACTCTGGCTGTGCTGGCAAGAACTTTTACTCACGAGATGCTTTTCTTAATGCTCTCAATTCCTATAATGACTTTGGTAGACTTGGTTCCGAGGATGACTCCAAGCGCGAGATTGCAGCTGCTTTTGCCCATTTCACACATGAAACTGGAC ATTTTTGCCACATTGAAGAGATTAATGGTGCATCGCAGGACTACTGCGACGAGAATACGATTTCACAGTATCCGTGCCTTTCTAACAGAGGTTACTATGGGCGTGGTCCGATCCAACTAACATGGAACTTCAACTATGGACCTGCTGGACAGAGCAACGATTTTGATGGATTGAACGCTCCTGAAACAGTGGGCAATGATCCTGtgatttctttcaagacagcacTGTGGTACTGGATGCAACACGTGCGCCCTGTCATCAACCAAGGCTTTGGTGCAACCATCAGAGCCATTAACGGTCAACTTGAATGTGATGGTGCCAACCCTTCCACAGTTCAGGCTCGCGTTAATTACTACACTGACTACTGTAGACAATTCGGTGTTGCCACCGGTGATAATCTTACTTGCTAA
- the LOC114373404 gene encoding LOW QUALITY PROTEIN: pentatricopeptide repeat-containing protein At4g37170-like (The sequence of the model RefSeq protein was modified relative to this genomic sequence to represent the inferred CDS: inserted 2 bases in 1 codon; substituted 1 base at 1 genomic stop codon) yields the protein MGSEGNVFVASALNDMYSKGGNSDEAQCVLDQTSKKNNVLXIMGCAQCGXGSEAVKFFDCLLTRLELIPDHICFTAVLTACNHAGFLDKGVEYINKMTTNYGLSPDIDQYACLLDLYAGNGNLSKARDLMEEMPYDPNYVIWSSFFSSCKIYGDVELGREAADQLIKMKPGNAAPHLTLAHIYARKGLWNEVAEVRRLMQQRRIRKPAGWSWVEVDKQIHVFAVDDVTHQQSNEIYRELEYIYLGIIEASSYVVEDSNILA from the exons ATGGGTTCAGAAGGGAATGTGTTTGTGGCCAGTGCTTTGAATGATATGTATTCCAAGGGTGGCAATAGTGACGAGGCTCAATGTGTGTTAGATCAGACTTCTAAGAAGAATAATGTGTT TATCATGGGTTGTGCTCAATGTGGGTGAGGTTCAGAGGCTGTGAAATTTTTTGATTGTCTATTGACCAGGCTAGAGTTAATTCCTGATCATATCTGCTTTACTGCTGTCTTAACAGCTTGTAATCATGCAGGATTTCTTGACAAAGGGGTGGAGTACATCAACAAAATGACAACAAATTATGGCTTGTCTCCTGATATAGATCAATATGCTTGCTTGCTTGATCTTTATGCTGGAAACGGAAATTTAAGTAAGGCTAGGGATTTGATGGAAGAAATGCCTTATGATCCAAATTATGTAATCTGGAGTTCTTTCTTTAGTTCTTGTAAGATTTATGGAGATGTAGAACTTGGGAGGGAGGCTGCTGATCAACTTATTAAGATGAAACCAGGTAACGCAGCACCACATTTGACACTAGCACATATCTATGCAAGAAAAGGTTTATGGAATGAAGTTGCTGAAGTCAGAAGGCTTATGCAACAAAGGAGAATAAGAAAACCTGCAGGTTGGAGTTGGGTAGAGGTGGATAAGCAGATTCATGTATTTGCAGTTGATGATGTAACTCATCAACAATCAAATGAAATCTACAGAGAGTTAGAATATATTTACTTGGGAATCATAGAAGCGTCATCTTATGTAGTAGAGGATAGCAATATTCTAGCATAG